In one Parvibaculum sp. genomic region, the following are encoded:
- a CDS encoding RNA-binding protein: MKRHKEEDETERRCIVTGESGTKADLIRFVLDLESRVVPDLAGRLPGRGLWVRASRDAVAKAVAKGHFSRAARAPAKADEGLADLVEHLLARRAADALGLARKAGALVTGFEKVTTAIEKGRIVCLIEARDGATDGRRKLEQRLRVAKELEILADVPVLSPLWADEMGLALGRGNVIHAALIQGGMQAKVVADLARLERYGRKDRPENTRAGFQGPAGERVTEGPE; the protein is encoded by the coding sequence GTGAAGAGGCATAAAGAGGAAGACGAGACCGAGCGCCGCTGCATTGTCACCGGCGAAAGCGGCACGAAGGCGGATCTGATCCGTTTCGTGCTCGATCTCGAAAGCCGCGTGGTGCCGGATCTGGCCGGCCGGCTTCCGGGTCGCGGGCTCTGGGTCCGGGCGAGCCGTGACGCGGTTGCAAAGGCGGTGGCCAAGGGCCATTTCTCGCGTGCCGCCAGGGCGCCGGCGAAGGCCGATGAAGGCCTCGCCGATCTCGTCGAGCATCTGCTGGCGCGCCGCGCTGCCGATGCGCTCGGACTGGCGCGCAAGGCAGGCGCGCTGGTCACCGGTTTCGAGAAGGTGACGACGGCCATCGAGAAGGGCCGGATCGTCTGCCTGATCGAGGCCCGCGACGGCGCCACGGATGGCCGCCGCAAGCTCGAACAGCGCCTCCGGGTGGCCAAAGAGCTGGAGATTCTGGCCGATGTGCCCGTTTTGAGCCCCCTCTGGGCGGACGAAATGGGTTTGGCATTGGGCCGCGGAAATGTGATACATGCAGCCCTGATCCAGGGAGGCATGCAGGCGAAAGTCGTGGCGGATCTCGCCAGGCTGGAGCGCTATGGGCGGAAGGACCGCCCGGAAAATACCCGTGCGGGCTTTCAGGGCCCGGCGGGCGAACGGGTAACCGAAGGACCGGAATGA
- the infB gene encoding translation initiation factor IF-2 yields MTDQADTSERKPKTGGKTLSLKRTVESGHVRQNFSHGRTKTVVVEKKKSRTLKTGAAAAEEPAKAKKAPAAAKAAEEPAPAAVEAEAPKPAKKKAEAPAAAPAAAAPAAKEKPASRARSGVVLRTLTEEEKQARALALDSAREREGEDRRRAEEEARRFADEDARRERERTEAAARATEEAARLAAEQTTRSRAADEAKRRLDTDAPAGRVATKDLKADEGDDDEKPKRGAGHTPAKPPVARRTEERRRGKLTITKAFDDEGERQRSLASMRRRVERERKKHMGIQEAPQKIIREVVIPEIITIQELANRMAERAVDVMKILMKQGIMLKITDVIDSDTAQLVAEELGHSVKRVAESDVEEGLVGEDDTTETKKPRAPVVTVMGHVDHGKTSLLDALRKTDVAAGEAGGITQHIGAYQVNLSSGARITFLDTPGHAAFTSMRARGAKVTDIVVLVVAADDGVMPQTIEAINHAKAASVPVIVAINKMDKPEADPARVKNELLQHEIVVEDFGGDVLAVPISAKTGMGLDKLEETILLQAELLDIRANPDRAAEGIIVEAKLDRGRGPVGTVLVQRGTLRVGDIIVAGAEWGRVRALINDRGENVMSAGPSEPVEVLGLGGAPEAGDVMSVVESETRAREVTEYRQRVQRDKRVGTGGRTSLDQMLSQLKEQDKKELPIVVKADVQGSAEAIVQALEKLGTDEVTARVIHVGAGGVTESDITLATASGAPVIGFNVRANAQAREAARQAGVEIRYYSVIYDLVDDIKAALSGMLSPELRETFLGNAEILEIFNISKTGKVAGCRVTEGVVRRGSSVRLIRDDVVVHEGKLSTLKRFKDEVKEVQSGQECGMAFENYQDMRKGDVIECFDVEVVKRSLA; encoded by the coding sequence ATGACCGATCAGGCCGATACGAGCGAACGCAAACCGAAAACAGGCGGCAAGACGCTGAGCCTGAAGCGGACGGTCGAGTCCGGCCATGTGCGCCAGAATTTTTCGCATGGCCGCACCAAGACGGTTGTCGTCGAGAAAAAGAAGAGCCGCACGCTGAAAACCGGCGCGGCTGCCGCCGAAGAACCGGCAAAGGCGAAAAAGGCTCCGGCTGCCGCAAAAGCGGCGGAAGAGCCGGCGCCGGCCGCCGTCGAAGCCGAAGCGCCGAAGCCGGCAAAAAAGAAGGCCGAGGCGCCTGCCGCCGCTCCCGCCGCCGCGGCGCCTGCCGCAAAGGAAAAGCCGGCGAGCCGCGCCCGCTCGGGCGTCGTGCTGCGCACGCTGACGGAAGAAGAAAAACAGGCCCGCGCGCTTGCCCTCGACAGCGCTCGCGAACGCGAAGGCGAAGACCGCCGCCGCGCCGAGGAAGAAGCGCGCCGTTTCGCCGATGAAGATGCGCGCCGCGAGCGCGAGCGCACGGAGGCCGCCGCGCGCGCCACCGAGGAAGCCGCGCGTCTCGCCGCCGAACAGACGACGCGTTCGCGCGCCGCCGACGAAGCCAAGCGCCGCCTCGACACCGATGCGCCTGCCGGCCGCGTTGCGACGAAGGACCTGAAGGCCGACGAAGGCGACGACGACGAGAAGCCGAAGCGCGGCGCGGGCCACACGCCCGCCAAGCCGCCGGTTGCCCGCCGCACCGAAGAGCGCCGCCGCGGCAAGCTGACCATCACCAAGGCTTTCGACGATGAAGGCGAACGCCAGCGTTCGCTCGCCTCGATGCGCCGCCGCGTCGAGCGCGAGCGCAAGAAGCACATGGGCATTCAGGAAGCCCCGCAGAAAATCATCCGCGAAGTCGTCATCCCCGAAATCATCACGATTCAGGAACTGGCGAACCGCATGGCGGAACGCGCGGTCGATGTGATGAAGATCCTGATGAAGCAGGGCATCATGCTGAAGATCACCGACGTGATCGACAGCGACACCGCCCAGCTCGTCGCCGAGGAACTCGGCCATTCGGTCAAGCGCGTCGCGGAATCCGACGTCGAGGAAGGCCTTGTCGGCGAGGACGACACGACCGAGACGAAGAAGCCGCGCGCCCCCGTCGTCACCGTCATGGGCCATGTCGACCACGGCAAGACCTCGCTGCTCGACGCGCTGCGCAAGACCGACGTCGCGGCCGGCGAAGCCGGCGGCATCACGCAGCATATCGGCGCCTATCAGGTGAACCTGAGCTCCGGCGCCCGCATCACCTTCCTCGACACGCCGGGCCACGCGGCCTTCACCTCAATGCGCGCCCGCGGCGCGAAAGTCACCGACATCGTCGTGCTGGTCGTTGCCGCCGACGACGGCGTGATGCCGCAGACGATCGAAGCCATCAATCATGCGAAGGCCGCCAGCGTGCCGGTCATCGTCGCCATCAACAAGATGGACAAGCCCGAAGCAGACCCGGCGCGCGTCAAGAACGAACTGCTGCAGCACGAAATCGTCGTCGAGGATTTCGGCGGCGACGTGCTCGCAGTTCCGATCTCGGCGAAGACGGGCATGGGCCTCGACAAGCTCGAGGAAACGATCCTGCTGCAGGCCGAACTGCTCGACATCCGCGCCAATCCCGATCGCGCCGCCGAAGGCATCATCGTCGAGGCGAAGCTCGATCGCGGCCGCGGGCCTGTCGGCACCGTGCTGGTGCAGCGCGGCACGCTGCGCGTCGGCGACATCATCGTGGCCGGCGCCGAATGGGGCCGCGTGCGCGCGCTGATCAACGATCGCGGCGAAAACGTGATGAGCGCCGGACCGTCCGAACCCGTCGAGGTTCTGGGTCTTGGCGGCGCGCCGGAAGCCGGCGACGTGATGAGCGTCGTCGAAAGCGAGACGCGCGCCCGCGAAGTCACCGAATATCGCCAGCGCGTGCAGCGCGACAAGCGCGTCGGCACCGGCGGCCGCACCTCGCTCGACCAGATGCTCTCGCAACTGAAAGAGCAGGACAAGAAAGAGCTCCCCATCGTCGTCAAGGCCGACGTGCAGGGTTCGGCCGAAGCGATCGTTCAGGCGCTCGAGAAACTCGGCACCGATGAAGTCACCGCGCGCGTCATCCATGTAGGCGCCGGCGGCGTCACCGAAAGCGACATCACGCTGGCCACCGCCTCGGGCGCGCCCGTCATCGGCTTCAACGTTCGCGCCAACGCGCAGGCGCGCGAAGCGGCGCGGCAGGCGGGTGTCGAGATTCGGTATTATTCGGTCATCTACGATCTCGTCGACGACATCAAGGCGGCGCTTTCGGGCATGCTCTCGCCGGAACTGCGCGAAACCTTCCTCGGCAATGCCGAAATCCTGGAAATCTTCAACATTTCCAAGACCGGCAAGGTTGCGGGCTGCCGCGTCACCGAGGGCGTGGTGCGCCGCGGTTCCAGCGTCCGCCTGATCCGCGACGACGTTGTCGTGCATGAAGGCAAGCTCTCGACCCTGAAGCGCTTCAAGGATGAAGTGAAGGAAGTGCAGTCCGGTCAGGAATGCGGCATGGCCTTCGAGAATTATCAGGACATGCGCAAGGGCGACGTCATCGAATGTTTCGATGTCGAGGTGGTGAAGCGCAGCCTCGCATAA
- the rbfA gene encoding 30S ribosome-binding factor RbfA, with protein sequence MARKHTHASKGPSQRQLRAGELVRRALADIVARGTIRDPELIERTFSVTEVRMSPDLRHATCFVAPLGAGDAAALAAALTRVRAYLRGQLSREVTFKFMPDLTFEPDTSYDKASEIERLLHSPPVARDLAHDTEGPVARDLSKSEEED encoded by the coding sequence ATGGCCAGAAAACATACGCACGCCTCGAAAGGTCCGAGCCAGCGCCAGTTGCGTGCCGGCGAGCTGGTGCGCCGCGCCCTTGCCGACATCGTCGCGCGCGGCACGATCCGCGATCCCGAATTGATCGAGCGCACATTTTCGGTCACCGAGGTGCGCATGAGCCCCGACCTGCGTCATGCGACATGCTTCGTCGCGCCGCTCGGGGCGGGCGATGCCGCCGCGCTCGCCGCCGCGCTGACGCGCGTGCGCGCTTATCTGCGCGGCCAGCTCTCGCGCGAGGTCACCTTCAAGTTCATGCCCGACCTCACCTTCGAGCCCGACACCTCCTACGACAAGGCCAGCGAGATCGAGCGCCTGCTGCACTCGCCACCCGTCGCGCGCGATCTCGCGCACGACACAGAAGGTCCTGTCGCGCGCGATCTCTCGAAGTCCGAAGAAGAGGATTGA
- the truB gene encoding tRNA pseudouridine(55) synthase TruB: MSRRKSGEAVTGWVIVDKPSGPTSSDVVNRVRRLFNARKAGHAGTLDPLATGILPVALGEATKTVPFIIDAAKGYRFTIRFGQATATDDAEGEVTSTSPLRPSAAEIEALLPRFTGPIEQVPPAFSAIKIDGERAYARARAGETVEMKPRPVTIHEIRLLGLPDADHAELEILCSKGTYVRSLARDMALSLGTVGHVSALRRTRHGPFAEAVAIPLDKLCALGHIAPAPDLGAHLLPLETALDDIPALAVSGEDAARLKQGQGVLLRGRDAPILSGSVLATHRGDPVALTEYEKGELRPVRVFNLAS, encoded by the coding sequence ATGTCCCGCCGCAAATCGGGCGAGGCGGTGACGGGCTGGGTGATCGTCGACAAGCCGTCCGGCCCGACCTCCTCCGATGTCGTCAATCGCGTCCGCCGCCTCTTCAATGCGCGCAAGGCCGGTCACGCCGGGACCCTCGATCCGCTGGCGACCGGCATCCTGCCGGTGGCGCTCGGCGAGGCGACGAAAACCGTTCCCTTCATCATCGACGCCGCCAAGGGCTACCGCTTCACGATCCGCTTCGGCCAGGCGACCGCCACCGACGACGCCGAGGGCGAGGTCACGTCGACAAGCCCCCTCCGCCCCTCCGCCGCCGAAATCGAGGCCCTGCTCCCCCGCTTCACCGGCCCGATCGAGCAGGTCCCGCCGGCCTTCTCGGCCATCAAGATCGATGGCGAGCGGGCCTATGCGCGGGCCCGGGCCGGCGAGACGGTCGAAATGAAGCCCCGGCCGGTCACGATCCACGAAATCCGCCTGCTGGGCCTCCCCGATGCGGACCATGCGGAGCTCGAAATCCTTTGCAGTAAAGGCACTTACGTCCGGTCTCTGGCCCGCGACATGGCGCTTTCGCTGGGCACGGTCGGCCATGTCTCGGCCCTCCGGCGGACCCGCCACGGCCCCTTTGCCGAGGCGGTGGCAATTCCGCTGGATAAACTCTGCGCCTTGGGCCATATTGCGCCCGCTCCCGACCTTGGGGCCCATTTGCTGCCGCTTGAGACCGCGCTGGACGACATCCCGGCACTGGCCGTGAGCGGCGAGGATGCGGCCCGACTGAAACAGGGTCAGGGGGTTTTGTTGCGCGGACGCGACGCACCCATCCTTTCCGGATCGGTTCTGGCGACCCATCGGGGAGACCCGGTGGCGCTCACCGAATACGAGAAAGGCGAGCTTCGTCCCGTGCGCGTGTTCAATCTCGCATCATAG
- the rpsO gene encoding 30S ribosomal protein S15: MSITPERKTELIKEFAGKDGDTGSPEVQVAILTERIVNLTEHFRGHAKDNHSRRGLLKMVSQRRSLLDYVKKKDQARYEKLIARLGIRR; this comes from the coding sequence ATGTCGATTACGCCGGAACGCAAGACCGAGCTGATCAAGGAATTTGCCGGCAAGGACGGCGACACGGGTTCGCCCGAGGTACAAGTCGCCATCCTCACCGAGCGCATCGTCAACCTCACCGAACATTTCAGGGGCCACGCGAAGGACAACCATTCGCGTCGCGGTCTGTTGAAGATGGTGAGCCAGCGCCGCAGCCTTCTCGACTATGTGAAGAAGAAGGATCAGGCGCGTTATGAAAAGCTGATCGCCCGTCTGGGGATCCGGCGGTAA
- the pnp gene encoding polyribonucleotide nucleotidyltransferase, whose translation MFEITREEIEWGGRPLILETGKIARQADGAVLATYGETTVLATVVGDRKPKPGLDFFPLTVNYQEKTYAAGKIPGGFFKREGRPSEKETLVCRLIDRPIRPLFIKGFKNETQVIATVLSHDMENDPDIVAMVAVSAALTISGLPFMGPIAAARVGYIGGEYKLNPMIDEMIESDLDLVVAGTADAVMMVESEAKELSEDIMLGAVMHGHKHFQPVIDMIIRLAEKCAKEPRAIDVKDNSALVAKVRSLVEGDLRAAYGLKDKGQRHEAISKAKDKAKAAFCNPDDENAVPETEIGGVFKEIESDIVRNSILDTKNRIDGRDLETVRPIVSQVGLLPRTHGSALFTRGETQALVVATLGTGDDEQFIDALEGTYKENFLLHYNFPPFSVGETGRVGFTGRREVGHGKLAWRALRAVLPPKNEFPYTIRLVSEITESNGSSSMATVCGSSLAMMDAGVPVKRAVAGIAMGLILEGERFAVLSDILGDEDHLGDMDFKVAGTAEGVTSLQMDIKIAGITEGIMKQALAQAKGGRIHILGEMAKALDTARPEMGEHAPRIEVINVPTDKIREVIGTGGKVVREIVEKTGAKIDISDDGTIKVASSDGEAIRKAIAWIQGIVAEPEVGKIYEGTVVKAVDFGAFVNFFGPRDGLVHISQMAPTRVEQVSDVVKEGDKVKVKLLGFDDRGKVRLSMKHVNQETGEEIVYENEPAEQPRREGGGGGRGRRRERD comes from the coding sequence ATGTTTGAAATTACACGCGAAGAAATCGAATGGGGCGGCCGTCCGCTCATCCTCGAAACGGGCAAGATCGCCCGCCAGGCCGACGGCGCGGTGCTCGCGACCTACGGCGAAACGACGGTGCTGGCCACCGTTGTCGGCGACCGCAAGCCCAAGCCCGGGCTCGATTTCTTCCCCCTGACCGTCAACTACCAGGAAAAGACCTATGCCGCGGGCAAGATTCCCGGCGGCTTCTTCAAGCGTGAAGGCCGTCCGAGCGAAAAGGAAACGCTGGTCTGCCGCCTGATCGACCGTCCGATCCGCCCGCTCTTCATCAAGGGCTTCAAGAACGAAACCCAGGTCATCGCGACCGTGCTCTCCCACGACATGGAAAACGATCCCGACATCGTCGCGATGGTCGCCGTGTCGGCCGCGTTGACGATTTCGGGTCTGCCCTTCATGGGTCCCATCGCCGCTGCCCGCGTCGGTTACATCGGCGGTGAGTACAAGCTCAACCCGATGATCGACGAAATGATCGAAAGCGATCTCGACCTCGTCGTCGCCGGCACGGCGGACGCCGTGATGATGGTGGAGTCGGAAGCGAAAGAGCTTTCCGAGGACATCATGCTCGGCGCCGTGATGCACGGTCACAAGCATTTCCAGCCGGTGATCGACATGATCATTCGCCTGGCCGAGAAATGCGCGAAAGAACCCCGCGCCATCGACGTCAAGGACAACTCGGCGCTTGTCGCCAAGGTGCGTTCGCTGGTCGAAGGCGACCTGCGCGCCGCCTATGGCCTCAAGGACAAGGGCCAGCGCCACGAAGCGATCTCGAAGGCGAAGGACAAGGCCAAGGCCGCGTTCTGCAACCCGGACGACGAAAACGCCGTGCCGGAAACGGAAATCGGCGGCGTCTTCAAGGAAATCGAAAGCGACATCGTCCGCAATTCGATCCTCGACACCAAGAACCGCATCGACGGCCGCGATCTCGAAACGGTGCGCCCCATCGTCTCGCAGGTCGGCCTGCTGCCGCGCACCCACGGTTCGGCGCTCTTCACGCGCGGCGAAACGCAGGCGCTTGTGGTCGCGACGCTCGGCACCGGCGACGATGAACAGTTCATCGACGCGCTGGAAGGCACCTACAAGGAAAACTTCCTGCTGCACTACAACTTCCCGCCCTTCTCGGTCGGCGAGACCGGCCGCGTCGGCTTCACCGGCCGCCGCGAAGTCGGCCATGGCAAGCTCGCCTGGAGGGCGCTGCGCGCCGTGCTGCCGCCCAAGAACGAGTTCCCCTACACGATCCGTCTCGTCTCGGAAATCACCGAGTCGAACGGCTCCTCCTCCATGGCGACCGTTTGCGGTTCGTCGCTGGCGATGATGGATGCCGGTGTGCCGGTCAAGCGGGCGGTGGCGGGCATCGCCATGGGCCTGATCCTCGAAGGCGAGCGCTTCGCGGTGCTCTCCGACATTCTCGGCGACGAGGATCATCTCGGCGACATGGACTTCAAGGTGGCGGGCACGGCGGAAGGCGTGACCTCGCTGCAGATGGACATCAAGATCGCCGGCATCACCGAAGGCATCATGAAGCAGGCGCTCGCCCAGGCGAAGGGCGGCCGCATCCATATCCTCGGCGAGATGGCGAAGGCGCTCGACACCGCCCGCCCCGAAATGGGCGAGCATGCGCCGCGCATCGAAGTCATCAACGTGCCGACCGACAAGATCCGTGAAGTCATCGGCACGGGCGGCAAGGTGGTGCGCGAGATCGTCGAAAAGACCGGCGCCAAGATCGACATTTCCGACGACGGGACGATCAAGGTTGCTTCCTCCGACGGCGAAGCGATCCGCAAGGCGATTGCCTGGATCCAGGGCATCGTTGCCGAGCCGGAAGTCGGCAAGATTTACGAAGGCACGGTTGTGAAGGCGGTCGATTTCGGCGCCTTCGTCAACTTCTTCGGTCCGCGCGACGGGCTGGTGCACATCTCGCAGATGGCGCCGACCCGCGTCGAGCAGGTCTCCGACGTCGTCAAGGAAGGCGACAAGGTCAAGGTCAAGCTCCTGGGCTTCGATGATCGCGGCAAGGTCCGCCTGTCGATGAAGCATGTGAACCAGGAGACGGGCGAAGAGATCGTCTACGAAAACGAACCCGCCGAGCAGCCGCGCCGCGAAGGCGGCGGTGGCGGCCGCGGCCGCCGTCGCGAACGCGACTGA
- a CDS encoding DUF4893 domain-containing protein has product MRRIAALFAALFWIAPVYADEAAPSGWEAHVTAHDRDRLARYEDAVTQGMMESRVAGEEHGAYNELVSVMEGTLAPADPEKLKGRWNCRTIKAGGPFAGFVVYGWFRCEIVEKEGRLFFEKLTGSQRQSGFFYPRDEKTWVLLAAPNEGHSGPIRAYSGPEGGVIDPQMIDQPAIAALLEDGRARIVFPWPALESTFNVLEMTRRK; this is encoded by the coding sequence ATGCGCCGCATCGCCGCCCTTTTTGCCGCTCTCTTCTGGATCGCGCCCGTCTACGCCGACGAAGCGGCGCCGTCCGGCTGGGAGGCCCATGTCACCGCGCATGACCGCGACCGCCTCGCGCGTTACGAAGACGCCGTCACGCAGGGCATGATGGAATCCCGCGTCGCGGGCGAGGAGCACGGCGCCTACAACGAACTTGTGAGCGTGATGGAAGGAACGCTCGCCCCCGCCGACCCCGAAAAACTGAAGGGCCGGTGGAACTGCCGCACCATCAAGGCGGGTGGCCCCTTCGCCGGCTTCGTCGTCTATGGCTGGTTCCGCTGCGAGATCGTCGAAAAGGAGGGCCGCCTCTTTTTCGAAAAGCTGACAGGCTCGCAGCGCCAGTCCGGTTTCTTCTATCCGCGCGACGAGAAAACCTGGGTGCTGCTCGCCGCGCCGAACGAAGGTCACTCCGGTCCGATCCGCGCCTATTCCGGTCCCGAGGGCGGCGTCATCGATCCGCAGATGATCGACCAGCCGGCAATCGCCGCACTTCTCGAAGACGGCCGCGCCCGCATCGTCTTCCCCTGGCCGGCGCTCGAATCGACCTTCAACGTGCTGGAGATGACGCGGCGAAAATAA